The DNA sequence GACCTCTACCGGAAAGCGCATTCGCCTCTCAAGGCTCCCACCATATTCATCGGTTCGTTTGTTCGAGGAGGACGAGAAAAATTGTTGTATCAGGTACCAGGTCGCTCCATGGATTTCGAGCATTTTCACCCCCGCCTCACGGACACGACGGGCCGACTCTCCAAAGGCACGGACAGTGTCCTTCACCTCCTGAGTGGAAAGCTCGCGGGGAAGCTCGTCGTTTTTGGGGTGTTTGATCGGCGAGGGCCCGGCGATGGGCATTCCCGTCACCGCACTCAGGGCAGTGCGCCCGGCATGAAAAATCTGAACGGCAAGAGGCGCACCTGCAGCCTCGACTGCCTCGGCAAGCTCTTTTAGGCCAGGGACAATGTAATCATCGTGGGAGGCAAGCTGGCTCGGAAAGCCCTTACCCTCTTGATTGACGTAGGTCGCCTCGGAAAAACAAACCGCCGCCCCGCCCCGCGCGCGAGCCGTGTAGTGGGCGTGGCTCCAAACCGAGGCGACACCATTTTCCTCTGCCCGCGAGGAAGTCATCGCCGACATCGTGATCCGGTGTTTAATTCGAAGGCCCCTGATTTCTATTGGCTCAGTGAATTTCACGTTCCGAATCCCCTGGATGATCGAAGGTGGGGTTTTATTCTCCCGAGAGCATTTTCTTGACCTCTGCGGCGTCGGAGGCCTCATTGTAATCGCCTTCCATATGGCCGCTGCCGACCGGGCTCTTGACGTGAAAGAACACCGCAGGCCCCTCTACAACATGGATTCCGTGCCGCGTATTTCGGGGAATGTGAATCAGATCGCCCTTTTGGACCTCACGCGTTTCATCGCCAAGAATCATGTTGAACTTGCCATCGAGCATGAGGATGAACTGCTCCTCATTGGGGTGAAAATGAGGTGGCGGGCCGCCATCCACCTGGTAGGTAACCATCGCCGCTTTCATTAACTCACCGGCAGTCGTCTGAACAGCCCCATCACCGAGCGCGGTGGAAATCGTCTCCATTTCAGAAATCTTATAGAAAGGCATCAGCGCTTCCCCTTATGAAATTTTATTTGGGTCGGGCTTATTCTCCGGCCAGCTGTTTTTCTACTTCATCGGCGTCATCCGCCTTATTATAGTCTTGGTACAAATCGCCATCCCCGGCCGGGCTTTTCACTGTGTAGAAAACTGCGGGGCCCTCAAGGATATGAATGCCGTGGCGTACGTTGCGCGGGATGTGGATCAGGTCGCCATGCTCGACAATCCGCGTCTCATCGCCAAGGATCATGTTCAATTTTCCCTCGAGCATGAGAACGAACTGCTCCTCGTTGGGATGGACATGCGGGGGCGGGCCGCCGCCTACCGGGTAAGTGATCGTGCCAGCCTTCATAAGCTCTCCAGCAACAGACTGCGTTACGCCATCACCGACACCGGCCTCAACTTTTTCAATCTCCGACATATTATAAAAAGGCATTCAAACATCCTTCCATAAATTATACCGACTGACTCAAGACCTCAGTCCGCTACACGATGAATAGAATTGAGCTTTAAGGCACGGGCGCACGAATATACCGTGCAACCCTTGGGATACTCGTAGGGGCCATGGGCATTGCCTGCTCCACCGCCGTATACATAGCCGCCTCGGGTGAGCACTTTGCCATCGATGTGCATCTCGCCCTCAAGAACAAAGATGCTGTGATAATGATCGTGCTCATGGCGCGGCTCAACATAGCCGGGAGGGAAGCGGACGAATCGCTCCGCCCTCTCGGATACTTCGTCATGGCCCTCGCGAATAATTTTCATCTCGACGCCCTTGGGCAGGCCCAGCACCTTTACGCCGTCTTCCCACTCAAGCTCGTCCGTATTAACTGCGAAAAAACCGCCGACATATTCCACGGGATATCCTCCACCGGTGAGTTTCGTTTAATTCGACTAAGCGCCTTTTGTGAGATCCGAGCCATGCTCGGCCTCGGGGTTGCGGTGAATCTGGTTCATCTCCTTTGCTCGCGAGCAGGAGAAGACGGTGCAGCCCTTGGGATAGTGGAAGGGGCCATGCTGCTCGCCCGGCCCGCCGAAGACGAAATCTCCGCTTTTTAAAATTTTTCCATGGACATGCATCTCCCCCTCGATGACCAGCGTGCTGTGGAGATGGTCATGAATATGGAGGGGCTCGGTGTAGCCGGGCGGGAATTTCACGAACTTATCAACGCGCTCGGACACGTCGTCAAATCCCTCGGCAACAATCTTCACCTCAACGCCAGGGGGGAGGCCGATGACTTTCGTGCCATCTTCCCATTCGAGCTCTTCGGTGTCGATTATCAAAAAAGATTCCGCTTCCTTCATGGATGTACCTCCTCGATAGGTGATCCCAATGCTCAAATCATGTGGGTGATTCCGAATCTAAATCATGGTCATAACGCGCGCCCGAAGCGAATGGGTCATCTCGCCAGCGTGCATGAAACTCGTCATGTCTCGAACAAAACGCTCCATAGGCGCTTCGGTCATGTACCCCGCGCCGCCCCACACCTCCATCGAGCGGCGGGCAATTCGCTCGCAGGCCTCGGAAACAAAAATCCGCGCAAGAAAGCTCTCGCGCACGGCATCTGCGCCCCCCTGATTGGCGGCCCAGGCTGCAGACTGGAGCGCACGCCGCGCCGTAGCAATCTCCATCAGGTTATCAGCGAGCATGAAACCCACCGATTGATGCTCGATGATGGGCTTGCCGCCCTGCACACGCTCCCTGGCGTGTGCGTCGGCAAATTCATTAGCGTGTCGCGCCGTGCCAAGCGCCGCCGAGGCGGGCAGCACCATGAAAACAGGAACAACCCCGGCCCAGGCCTCGGGCGAGCAATCTATCCGGCTTGCGCCAGTAACCTTCACGTCATTAAAAACCAGCGCAACATCCTCGGCCGAGCGCATTCCCATCGGGTCGTGGCGATGAGCAACACGCGCCACATTTCCGTCAAGAAGAAACGCCTGGCGCCCGTCCTCTCCCTCAAGCGAAACTAAAATCCACCGCGCCGCCTCACCGTTCATCACATGAGACGAGGAACCGCTCAGCGACCACCCACCTTCCGCCTGCCGCGCCGAGGCCGAAATATCCGCTTCGGCC is a window from the Nitrospinaceae bacterium genome containing:
- a CDS encoding cupin domain-containing protein, giving the protein MPFYNMSEIEKVEAGVGDGVTQSVAGELMKAGTITYPVGGGPPPHVHPNEEQFVLMLEGKLNMILGDETRIVEHGDLIHIPRNVRHGIHILEGPAVFYTVKSPAGDGDLYQDYNKADDADEVEKQLAGE
- a CDS encoding cupin domain-containing protein; translation: MPFYKISEMETISTALGDGAVQTTAGELMKAAMVTYQVDGGPPPHFHPNEEQFILMLDGKFNMILGDETREVQKGDLIHIPRNTRHGIHVVEGPAVFFHVKSPVGSGHMEGDYNEASDAAEVKKMLSGE
- a CDS encoding NADH:flavin oxidoreductase, with amino-acid sequence MKFTEPIEIRGLRIKHRITMSAMTSSRAEENGVASVWSHAHYTARARGGAAVCFSEATYVNQEGKGFPSQLASHDDYIVPGLKELAEAVEAAGAPLAVQIFHAGRTALSAVTGMPIAGPSPIKHPKNDELPRELSTQEVKDTVRAFGESARRVREAGVKMLEIHGATWYLIQQFFSSSSNKRTDEYGGSLERRMRFPVEVARAVRENAGEDMVISYRTGLLEPWEEGFTIEDTLALAAALEEAGMDIIHCSRNARNGVAVEPEFYNPAFDRLRKKVKLALIANGRSFEPSRVQEYLDMGADLVAVGRAMLTDPDYAGKALAGRDEEILTCIQCRPCIYMRDSRCPDDAYPGGEPDGIKPSLEAASKMKTGGYAPTEKKRVNLDDPVDEAPGGSAVSG
- a CDS encoding acyl-CoA/acyl-ACP dehydrogenase; translated protein: MDFAPEETHIALQAMARDFARQQIVPAVEEIDRQKSPEGRFPAELLEKGSRLGLRTLAVPESLGGGGADLLTLCVVGEEIGWGDLGVGATFAQDWCVSMALRKICAADKFESFVKDFAGDHGAHLTRCELSHVPMPENRMPYEGAEADISASARQAEGGWSLSGSSSHVMNGEAARWILVSLEGEDGRQAFLLDGNVARVAHRHDPMGMRSAEDVALVFNDVKVTGASRIDCSPEAWAGVVPVFMVLPASAALGTARHANEFADAHARERVQGGKPIIEHQSVGFMLADNLMEIATARRALQSAAWAANQGGADAVRESFLARIFVSEACERIARRSMEVWGGAGYMTEAPMERFVRDMTSFMHAGEMTHSLRARVMTMI